In one window of Legionella fallonii LLAP-10 DNA:
- a CDS encoding DUF3644 domain-containing protein: MLDKSISGMLSAIEIYNKPDFKYREEIFSILCINSWELLLKAKILQLSNNNDSSLHVWEYRTLKNGSKAKKKTKKRNRSGNPMTVSLFDAFDKITFEYGLKMPKVVKDNIISIMEIRDNSTHFINNDIKLNVKIQEYGTASLQNYLHLVDEWFGCGLEQYNFYLMPVSFFRDFDSATGESLNKCGEKLLKFIENLEKENANSDTTNFDLTLAIDVKLRKVKSNEPGVTAQQTHEQTAPKVYLSDEGILDKYPWDYDVLTTQLYKRYSNFKINEPFHEIKRGLIDNKKYCYERLLNPSKPNSGRKIYYSPNIVKEFDKYYKKLK; the protein is encoded by the coding sequence ATGTTGGATAAATCTATATCTGGAATGCTTTCAGCCATTGAGATTTATAATAAGCCCGATTTTAAATATCGTGAGGAAATATTTTCTATTTTATGTATAAATAGTTGGGAATTGCTTTTAAAAGCAAAAATACTGCAGTTATCTAATAATAACGACTCCTCGCTTCATGTTTGGGAATATAGAACTCTAAAAAATGGTAGCAAAGCAAAGAAGAAAACAAAAAAGAGGAATCGATCTGGAAATCCAATGACGGTTAGTTTATTTGATGCATTCGATAAAATAACCTTTGAATATGGCCTAAAGATGCCAAAGGTAGTGAAGGATAATATTATTTCAATAATGGAAATACGAGATAATTCAACACATTTTATTAACAATGACATTAAGTTGAATGTGAAAATACAGGAGTATGGCACCGCTTCATTACAAAACTATTTACATTTAGTTGATGAGTGGTTTGGATGTGGGCTTGAGCAATATAATTTTTATCTAATGCCCGTATCATTTTTCAGGGATTTTGATTCAGCAACAGGTGAATCATTAAATAAATGTGGAGAAAAACTATTAAAATTTATAGAGAATCTTGAAAAGGAAAATGCAAATAGTGACACAACAAATTTTGATCTTACTTTAGCGATAGATGTAAAATTGCGGAAAGTAAAATCGAATGAACCAGGAGTTACTGCTCAACAAACTCATGAGCAAACCGCTCCTAAAGTATACCTATCTGATGAAGGAATATTAGATAAATACCCTTGGGATTATGACGTATTAACGACCCAATTATACAAAAGATATAGTAATTTTAAAATAAATGAACCTTTCCATGAGATCAAGAGAGGTTTAATAGATAATAAAAAATATTGCTATGAGAGACTCCTTAATCCATCTAAGCCCAATAGCGGACGCAAAATTTATTACAGCCCTAATATAGTAAAAGAATTCGATAAATATTATAAAAAACTTAAGTAA
- a CDS encoding recombinase family protein: MRVGYARVSTHEQNLDLQLDELKKAGCEQIFTDKISGSVSERPGLEKVENFLREGDVLVVWRLDRLGRSLKHLISYVSKLEEKGIGFHSVTEAINTETPSGKFMFHVFGALSEFERNLIKERTLAGLEAARARGRQGGRPQKLSDEQKELVKTLYANKKHSIQSICKMVGVGKTALYKYINQ, from the coding sequence ATGAGAGTAGGATATGCCAGAGTATCAACACATGAACAAAATTTAGACTTACAATTGGATGAATTGAAAAAGGCAGGATGTGAGCAAATTTTTACGGATAAGATTAGTGGTTCTGTATCTGAACGACCTGGATTAGAGAAAGTTGAAAACTTCCTTAGAGAAGGAGATGTTTTGGTTGTCTGGCGATTAGACAGATTAGGTCGTTCTCTAAAGCACCTTATTTCTTATGTTAGTAAACTGGAGGAAAAAGGAATTGGTTTTCATAGCGTTACCGAAGCTATTAACACTGAAACACCTTCAGGTAAGTTTATGTTTCATGTGTTTGGAGCTTTGTCAGAGTTTGAACGCAACCTAATTAAGGAGCGTACTCTTGCTGGTCTTGAAGCCGCAAGAGCAAGAGGGCGCCAAGGAGGGCGGCCGCAAAAACTTAGTGATGAGCAAAAAGAGTTGGTTAAAACTTTATATGCCAATAAAAAACATTCAATACAATCAATTTGCAAGATGGTTGGAGTAGGAAAGACTGCACTATATAAATATATCAACCAATAA
- the hrpB gene encoding ATP-dependent helicase HrpB: protein MKISTEGTIILKAGSTHLPIDDFIDDILQKVTSHTNLVITAAPGAGKTTRLPPELLSVVAGKILVLEPRRMASIAAAHRVAEENNWLVGEEVGYQVRFVNKTSHKTRLIYMTEALLARHMIYHPELEDVDIVILDEFHERSLYVDLTLGLIRELQELGHHIKIVVMSATLEAEKIAEYLGNCPVISVPGKLFELTVRYQKSTQLLTPQYQFYEHLSQVIKEAQRQTDKDILVFLPGTREIERAKGNLLDWKESKKIEVITLHGSLPLEAQRIALQKSSAQRIILATNIAESSVTLDGVDTVIDSGLVKIMKQDLRTGFSRLEISRISLASAIQRAGRAARQFPGVCYRMWNQHDESSFVKTSIPEILRSDLSDSLLFLANQHISNFQNFSWFERPPRVNIERATFSLQATGAIKNNNELTSIGRQLLDFPLPLRLGRLLIAGIENNCIDLAAKIAALLQERDILRKEMTNHFQADHFECDVAARLKILNKFLKDGSSHEGHFTILQTVAQSYQQILDLAKKLKKAEPPAYREEDEARQLLLMLSFGDRLCRRRKNSGRALMVGGRGVKLSDRTLVKRSEFFIALNGFEESGEAETLINQASGINKEFLFKYFSDNIIQKRDIIFEAEKSQFYQREFKTLWDLPIEEPIFSLATSVHVAEKLPDILTDNWASTLKKNENLHEWYQKIIFLRFHKALIPPHIQDELESLFDGDALKKSFCLTVFRQACLGESKMTFVLQKNLVYFFELNISETLRSILQTELPNKLKVPSGSMISIHYSTVEHPFLRVRIQEVFGWEETPKILFQSVSIVLHLLGPNFRPVQVTSDLESFWQNGYSEIRKELRIRYPKHQWPLNPADGIAHAKGSRRK from the coding sequence TTGAAAATTTCAACTGAGGGTACAATCATTTTAAAAGCAGGCTCAACTCATTTACCAATAGATGATTTTATAGATGATATTTTACAGAAGGTAACATCTCATACTAATTTAGTAATAACAGCCGCACCTGGTGCTGGCAAGACAACTCGATTGCCTCCGGAATTGCTTTCTGTTGTAGCCGGGAAAATATTAGTGCTAGAACCTCGAAGAATGGCGTCGATTGCTGCTGCTCATCGTGTTGCAGAAGAAAATAATTGGCTAGTCGGTGAGGAGGTTGGTTATCAAGTCCGTTTTGTCAATAAAACATCGCATAAAACCAGATTAATTTACATGACGGAAGCTTTGCTGGCCCGACACATGATTTATCATCCTGAGTTAGAGGATGTAGACATTGTGATTCTAGACGAGTTTCATGAAAGATCCTTATACGTTGATTTAACACTAGGATTAATACGTGAATTACAAGAGTTAGGGCATCATATTAAAATTGTGGTCATGTCAGCGACACTCGAAGCAGAAAAAATTGCTGAATATTTGGGTAATTGTCCTGTCATTTCCGTGCCTGGAAAATTATTTGAGTTAACGGTACGTTATCAAAAATCAACCCAATTACTAACACCTCAATATCAATTTTATGAGCATTTATCTCAAGTCATCAAAGAAGCACAGCGACAGACTGATAAAGATATTTTAGTATTTTTACCGGGTACACGTGAAATTGAACGCGCTAAAGGAAACTTACTTGATTGGAAAGAAAGCAAAAAAATAGAAGTGATCACGCTGCATGGCAGTCTTCCTCTGGAAGCTCAGCGTATCGCATTACAAAAATCTTCAGCGCAAAGAATTATTCTTGCAACTAATATTGCTGAGTCTTCTGTTACTTTAGACGGTGTTGATACCGTCATAGATTCAGGTTTAGTAAAAATAATGAAACAAGATTTACGTACTGGATTTTCACGCCTGGAAATTTCGCGAATTAGCTTAGCGAGTGCCATTCAGCGTGCTGGTAGAGCTGCCCGACAATTTCCAGGTGTTTGTTACAGGATGTGGAATCAACATGATGAAAGTTCATTTGTGAAAACAAGTATTCCAGAAATTCTACGTTCAGATTTAAGCGATAGTTTGCTTTTTTTAGCTAATCAACATATCTCGAATTTTCAGAATTTTTCGTGGTTTGAAAGACCTCCCCGTGTCAACATTGAACGTGCGACCTTTAGCTTACAAGCGACAGGCGCTATCAAAAATAACAATGAATTAACCTCAATAGGTCGCCAGCTTTTGGACTTCCCATTACCTCTGCGTTTGGGGAGACTATTAATTGCAGGTATAGAAAATAATTGCATCGATCTGGCTGCAAAAATTGCAGCGTTATTACAAGAGCGCGATATTCTACGGAAAGAAATGACGAATCATTTTCAAGCAGATCATTTTGAATGTGATGTTGCAGCGCGATTAAAAATTTTGAATAAATTTCTAAAAGATGGTTCTTCACATGAAGGTCATTTCACAATTTTACAAACTGTCGCGCAAAGTTATCAGCAGATTCTAGATCTTGCTAAAAAATTAAAAAAAGCAGAGCCCCCTGCTTATCGTGAAGAAGATGAAGCTAGACAGTTACTCCTTATGTTATCTTTTGGTGATCGTTTGTGTCGACGTCGTAAGAACTCTGGTCGTGCATTAATGGTCGGTGGTCGTGGTGTAAAATTATCAGATCGAACGCTTGTGAAAAGGAGTGAATTTTTTATTGCATTGAATGGTTTTGAAGAAAGCGGCGAGGCTGAAACTTTGATTAATCAGGCGAGTGGGATAAATAAAGAATTTTTGTTCAAATACTTTTCCGACAACATAATACAGAAAAGAGACATCATTTTTGAAGCAGAAAAATCGCAATTTTATCAGCGGGAATTTAAAACACTTTGGGATTTACCTATAGAAGAACCGATTTTTTCGCTGGCAACCTCTGTACACGTTGCAGAAAAATTGCCTGATATATTAACTGACAATTGGGCGAGCACACTGAAGAAAAATGAAAATTTACATGAGTGGTATCAAAAGATTATATTTTTACGATTCCATAAGGCATTAATACCCCCTCATATACAAGATGAATTGGAAAGTCTTTTCGACGGAGATGCATTAAAAAAATCATTTTGCTTAACTGTATTTAGACAAGCATGTTTGGGTGAAAGTAAAATGACCTTCGTACTGCAAAAAAATTTAGTGTATTTTTTTGAACTAAATATATCTGAAACATTGCGTAGTATTTTACAAACCGAACTCCCAAATAAGTTAAAAGTTCCAAGTGGTAGCATGATATCCATTCATTATTCAACGGTTGAACATCCCTTTCTTAGAGTACGCATCCAAGAAGTGTTTGGATGGGAAGAAACGCCGAAAATATTATTTCAGAGTGTGTCAATTGTACTGCATTTATTAGGGCCGAATTTTCGTCCAGTGCAGGTAACAAGCGATCTAGAAAGCTTTTGGCAAAATGGTTATTCAGAAATCCGTAAAGAGTTACGGATACGTTATCCTAAACATCAATGGCCATTAAATCCTGCTGATGGCATTGCTCACGCGAAGGGATCGAGGCGAAAATAA
- a CDS encoding recombinase family protein: MLIGYARISTTNQNLNLQIDALKKAGCEKIYQDQISGSAINRPALDELIQDIRKDDVLVIWKLDRLGRSFKDLITLVNNLLEKGVGLKSLNDPIDTTTAQGRLIFNIFGSLAEFERELIRERTLAGLEAARLRGKKGGRPAGLSKSAQGKAHSSELLYKEGKLSVAEICMQLDLSKATFYKYLKLRGVSISADNYRARYKPPTSIIIDKDK; this comes from the coding sequence ATGTTAATTGGCTATGCTCGAATTTCAACCACCAACCAAAATTTAAATTTACAAATTGATGCTTTGAAGAAAGCTGGATGTGAGAAAATTTATCAAGATCAAATTAGTGGTTCTGCAATAAACCGACCGGCTTTGGATGAATTAATTCAGGATATTAGAAAAGATGACGTTTTAGTCATATGGAAATTAGATCGGCTAGGGCGATCTTTTAAAGATTTAATTACATTAGTAAATAATCTTCTGGAAAAAGGAGTGGGTCTTAAAAGTCTGAATGACCCGATAGATACAACCACTGCGCAAGGACGATTAATATTCAATATATTTGGTTCTCTTGCGGAATTTGAACGAGAACTGATAAGAGAGCGGACACTTGCAGGATTAGAAGCAGCAAGATTGCGAGGAAAAAAGGGAGGGCGTCCGGCTGGTCTATCAAAGTCTGCTCAAGGAAAGGCGCACTCATCAGAGTTACTTTACAAGGAAGGAAAGCTTAGTGTTGCTGAGATTTGCATGCAACTTGATTTAAGCAAAGCGACGTTTTACAAATATTTGAAATTGAGAGGTGTATCTATTTCTGCTGATAATTATAGAGCTAGGTATAAACCTCCAACAAGTATTATTATAGATAAAGATAAGTAA
- a CDS encoding enhanced serine sensitivity protein SseB yields the protein MNTEDKLSHALQLAANNPDKRKDFYSCLLTSDIYLINQNPEVNEGQIDTSNGATLSLICVKNQKNEELFPIFSSPEYLLHFTKNAATYARINMQDFLNAIKCAPCILNPGSEYSKEFTTKELVALLDGSLFDGIREHVVAAGTRIFIGQPAVEPTQLIELLKNCFSQFENVFEGYIAQIIDEGAPVGPHLIVAVKGNGNLKELFHNASNRINSILPAGMIVDFIDLSRSEQFYKYFLEIEPFYRARD from the coding sequence ATGAACACCGAAGATAAATTAAGCCACGCTTTACAATTGGCAGCTAATAATCCGGATAAGCGCAAAGATTTTTATAGTTGTTTATTAACATCAGACATCTATCTGATCAACCAGAATCCCGAGGTTAATGAGGGTCAGATAGACACATCCAATGGCGCTACCCTTTCGCTTATTTGCGTTAAAAATCAAAAAAATGAGGAATTGTTCCCTATTTTCTCCTCACCCGAATATCTTCTTCACTTTACTAAAAATGCCGCTACTTATGCCAGAATAAACATGCAGGATTTTTTAAATGCCATTAAATGCGCACCCTGCATATTAAATCCGGGTAGTGAATACAGTAAAGAATTTACAACGAAGGAGCTTGTAGCATTATTGGATGGAAGTTTATTTGACGGGATAAGAGAACATGTTGTTGCGGCAGGAACCAGGATATTTATTGGGCAACCCGCAGTTGAACCAACTCAATTGATAGAGCTGTTAAAAAATTGCTTTAGCCAATTTGAGAATGTTTTTGAGGGTTATATTGCGCAAATCATTGACGAAGGCGCCCCTGTTGGCCCACATCTCATCGTTGCTGTTAAAGGAAATGGAAACTTGAAGGAACTATTTCATAATGCATCCAACAGGATAAACAGTATATTACCTGCTGGCATGATTGTAGATTTTATTGATTTATCCCGGTCAGAACAGTTTTACAAGTACTTTTTGGAAATTGAGCCTTTTTATAGGGCCAGGGACTAA
- a CDS encoding ORF6N domain-containing protein translates to MNISQLDVEDKIIEIRNKHVIIDSDIAQLYGVETKRINEAVSRNPGKFPEGYLVELTEQEKQEVVANCDHLTSLKFSPNLPKAFTEKGLYMLATILKSPKATETTLAIIETFTKVREISRTIKAIPQTPQNSPKYQELMQKLSRAYGSLIGQN, encoded by the coding sequence ATGAACATCAGTCAATTAGACGTAGAAGATAAAATAATCGAAATCAGAAACAAACATGTCATTATTGATAGTGATATCGCTCAGTTATATGGCGTAGAAACTAAAAGAATTAACGAAGCCGTAAGCAGAAATCCAGGAAAATTTCCTGAAGGTTATTTGGTTGAACTTACTGAACAAGAAAAACAGGAGGTAGTCGCAAATTGCGACCACCTAACTTCTCTAAAGTTTTCACCCAATTTACCTAAGGCGTTCACTGAAAAAGGCCTTTATATGCTGGCTACTATATTAAAAAGCCCAAAGGCAACGGAAACCACTTTAGCCATTATTGAAACATTTACCAAAGTAAGAGAAATATCGCGCACCATTAAAGCAATACCTCAAACACCTCAAAACTCACCAAAGTACCAAGAACTCATGCAAAAATTGAGCAGGGCTTATGGTAGCTTAATCGGGCAAAATTAA
- a CDS encoding autotransporter outer membrane beta-barrel domain-containing protein gives MKLAQLIHQLGFGLGACCLITVAHAGTPLWTFTSDTNFPPNISITAERTAVVKYVVTNQSKRTHTLTMSPIKGIEQVTQGAGNCGSSFRLGYKQYCTLTLVVSGSGLRGNVKGGPQVCSNGNGLQCYQPSDTDILDITIAKATIFYVNGSKSANGNGSSWGNAFNNLESALQAAGATPGLIEIWVAQGVYKPSQVYSPQGVIGGAYGINTPKLATFNLPSNTAIYGGFTGTENNRDQRNGQLHPTILCGDMASSCLAPYVPSGNNNQVWHVLMAGSDVPPGAGVKNVTLDSLIIRGGYANGPDSGVLGLHNVLESLSYEHAAGGGLLARYGSTLALSQTVFEQNTSDGANAFVSEILNGEFLVLASGGGAIAAIDTDTLIMIDTSIFISNSALFPGGSGGALENLIDAGYIITSSQFEQNIAFRNGGGLRSKDGGDVIIESSNFNSNVINGPVPDASGGALGIINTNLSVSNSNFTQNSTTLTGFGGGAIFFHTPFDDGTSYFLTISNSQFTGNVGAAFGGGGVNVFGILPNTGTQATISNSTFISNTGGVGGAIYLDSIPTSVSNSTFSNNNAQLEGGAIFASNYGNAVFASPLRPTAQIFGSNFASNTISGVPGNISSPLSFFNSVAIFFSGGSSTVTTMAPGGGAIAVEFSGNAQIFNNVFTENTALRTPPAEEDRGGAILVGGSAGTPTTMDLAQACVSGNTYSNNQADIDNNLSIYNPANIPGGVTVTACTP, from the coding sequence ATGAAATTAGCACAATTAATCCATCAATTAGGATTTGGTTTAGGTGCCTGCTGTCTTATCACTGTGGCTCATGCGGGGACTCCTCTTTGGACATTTACTTCGGATACAAATTTTCCCCCCAATATATCAATAACTGCAGAACGAACTGCTGTAGTGAAATATGTTGTAACTAATCAATCAAAAAGAACACATACGTTGACCATGAGTCCTATTAAAGGTATTGAGCAAGTGACCCAAGGCGCTGGGAATTGCGGCAGCTCTTTTAGACTAGGATATAAACAATATTGTACTTTAACTTTGGTGGTTAGCGGATCTGGTTTACGGGGAAACGTGAAAGGAGGGCCTCAAGTCTGCTCTAATGGAAATGGCCTTCAGTGTTATCAACCAAGCGATACAGATATCTTGGATATTACCATAGCTAAGGCAACGATATTTTATGTCAATGGCAGCAAGTCTGCAAATGGTAATGGCAGTAGTTGGGGCAATGCATTTAATAATCTAGAATCCGCATTACAAGCAGCTGGAGCAACTCCAGGCCTTATTGAAATCTGGGTGGCGCAAGGGGTGTATAAACCCTCCCAAGTGTACTCACCGCAAGGAGTGATTGGAGGGGCGTATGGTATCAACACCCCTAAACTAGCAACATTTAATCTACCAAGTAATACCGCTATATATGGAGGATTTACTGGTACGGAAAATAATCGTGACCAAAGGAATGGACAATTACACCCTACTATTTTATGTGGTGATATGGCCTCTTCTTGTCTTGCCCCCTATGTTCCTAGTGGCAACAATAATCAAGTTTGGCATGTCCTTATGGCCGGAAGTGATGTTCCTCCTGGTGCGGGAGTCAAAAACGTGACTCTTGATAGCTTGATCATCAGAGGTGGCTATGCAAATGGACCTGATAGCGGCGTTCTAGGTCTTCATAATGTGCTCGAAAGTTTAAGCTATGAGCATGCTGCAGGTGGAGGGCTTTTGGCACGTTATGGCTCAACGCTTGCACTCAGTCAAACTGTCTTTGAACAAAATACAAGTGATGGAGCTAATGCTTTCGTGTCGGAGATTCTCAATGGAGAGTTTCTTGTTTTAGCCTCCGGAGGCGGGGCTATAGCGGCAATAGATACAGACACCTTAATTATGATAGATACGTCCATATTTATTAGTAATTCAGCACTATTTCCAGGAGGGAGTGGTGGTGCCTTAGAAAATTTGATTGATGCCGGTTATATTATTACCTCAAGTCAATTTGAGCAAAATATTGCATTTCGTAATGGTGGCGGGCTGCGTAGCAAAGATGGTGGAGATGTTATCATTGAATCAAGTAATTTTAATAGTAATGTTATCAATGGCCCTGTTCCAGATGCAAGTGGTGGTGCATTGGGTATTATTAATACCAATTTATCAGTATCTAACTCAAATTTTACGCAAAACTCTACCACTTTAACGGGTTTTGGTGGTGGCGCCATTTTCTTTCATACTCCTTTTGATGATGGAACGTCTTATTTTTTAACTATTTCGAACTCTCAATTCACTGGTAATGTTGGTGCTGCATTTGGCGGAGGTGGTGTGAATGTTTTTGGAATTCTTCCCAATACAGGAACACAAGCCACTATTAGCAATTCTACTTTTATCAGTAATACCGGTGGTGTTGGTGGAGCAATTTATTTAGATTCTATACCTACGAGTGTTAGCAACTCTACGTTTTCAAATAATAATGCTCAACTGGAAGGAGGGGCAATTTTTGCGTCTAATTATGGAAATGCAGTGTTTGCTTCTCCTTTAAGACCAACAGCACAAATTTTCGGTAGCAATTTTGCCAGTAATACCATTTCTGGAGTACCTGGTAACATCTCATCGCCTTTATCATTTTTTAATTCTGTGGCCATCTTCTTTAGTGGTGGTAGTTCTACAGTGACGACGATGGCTCCAGGAGGTGGTGCTATTGCAGTTGAGTTTTCTGGAAATGCGCAGATTTTCAATAATGTTTTTACAGAAAATACTGCACTAAGAACCCCTCCAGCTGAGGAGGACAGGGGCGGCGCTATTTTAGTGGGGGGCTCTGCAGGCACTCCAACTACAATGGATCTGGCTCAGGCCTGTGTTTCTGGAAATACTTACTCCAATAATCAAGCTGATATAGATAATAATCTTTCTATATACAATCCTGCAAACATACCTGGCGGTGTAACTGTTACCGCATGTACACCCTAA
- a CDS encoding hypoxanthine-guanine phosphoribosyltransferase, with the protein MTIPDKIKAVYDQSTCLFTTNEVEAALDRMAIKIHEELQDKNPVIICVMIGGLVPLGNLLPRLDFPLEVDYVHATRYRGDITGGEILWKVKPTTNLTDRTVLVVDDILDGGVTLAAIIAEIKAMGAAEVYSAVLVDKYRKRVPNGLQQADFVGLEVEDHYIFGYGMDYNEYLRNAPGIFVVHPDHE; encoded by the coding sequence ATGACTATCCCCGATAAAATAAAGGCAGTATATGATCAGTCTACTTGCCTATTTACCACTAATGAGGTGGAGGCCGCTTTAGATAGAATGGCTATTAAAATTCATGAGGAATTGCAGGATAAGAACCCTGTAATTATTTGTGTCATGATTGGTGGATTAGTCCCATTAGGTAATTTGTTACCACGCTTAGATTTCCCCTTAGAAGTAGATTATGTTCATGCTACTCGATATAGAGGTGATATTACTGGCGGGGAAATTTTATGGAAGGTTAAACCAACGACAAATTTGACTGATAGAACCGTCTTAGTAGTTGATGACATTCTAGATGGTGGTGTAACACTTGCGGCTATTATTGCTGAAATTAAAGCTATGGGGGCTGCGGAAGTATATAGTGCTGTATTAGTAGATAAATATAGAAAAAGAGTGCCTAATGGTCTCCAACAGGCTGATTTTGTCGGATTAGAGGTAGAAGACCATTACATCTTTGGTTATGGAATGGATTACAATGAATATTTGCGTAATGCCCCAGGAATTTTTGTTGTTCATCCCGATCATGAGTAG
- a CDS encoding DUF1820 family protein — protein sequence MTKKTLFRITFANQEAIYEIYARSIKESEIFGFLEVEELVFGEQTALVVDPSEERLKMEFNGVKRTFIPAHSVFRIDEVAKQGTAKVKDNLGYGNKVSPFPGTGKIEK from the coding sequence ATGACTAAAAAAACATTATTTCGAATTACATTTGCCAATCAAGAGGCAATTTATGAGATATATGCGCGCTCTATTAAAGAAAGTGAGATTTTTGGTTTTTTAGAGGTTGAAGAGCTGGTGTTTGGTGAACAAACTGCGCTAGTTGTAGATCCTTCAGAAGAAAGACTTAAAATGGAATTTAACGGGGTGAAGCGTACTTTTATACCTGCACACTCAGTGTTTCGAATAGATGAAGTAGCAAAACAAGGCACAGCGAAAGTCAAGGATAACTTAGGCTACGGTAATAAAGTCAGCCCTTTTCCAGGAACAGGAAAAATAGAAAAATAA
- a CDS encoding methyltransferase domain-containing protein yields MLIEKQIKQYRALDKWFSSPLGLSVANEFSDQLKSVSDYLNGETLLQLGHCGENPWLEVLNFKRKWIVSPFALGNKVHLESAFNHIPLNRNSLDCVLAPLTFEPFGNSFSLIDEIDRVLKPMGFIVLLSINPWSLWGGAMKCGLLSCYSERYVKLRTPFNINRIFLQRGYRQCSLNNFCYIPPVNNKSLIKRLTFFEEVGKMLWPFPSGFYCYIAQKYEHIMPSLITEPVESVAPSTILAEIP; encoded by the coding sequence TTGTTGATCGAGAAACAAATAAAGCAATATCGCGCATTAGATAAATGGTTTAGTTCACCGTTAGGTTTGTCTGTGGCTAATGAGTTTAGTGATCAATTAAAATCCGTTAGTGACTATTTAAATGGAGAAACGCTACTTCAATTAGGCCATTGTGGTGAAAACCCATGGTTAGAAGTACTTAATTTCAAACGGAAATGGATAGTTTCTCCCTTTGCTTTGGGAAATAAAGTGCATCTAGAGAGTGCTTTTAACCACATTCCTTTAAATAGAAATAGTTTAGATTGCGTATTAGCCCCATTAACTTTTGAACCTTTTGGCAATAGCTTTAGTTTAATAGATGAGATAGATAGAGTATTAAAGCCGATGGGCTTTATTGTGTTATTGAGTATAAACCCATGGAGTCTTTGGGGCGGCGCAATGAAATGCGGGTTATTGAGCTGTTATAGCGAGCGATATGTCAAATTGCGGACGCCGTTTAATATAAATAGGATTTTTTTACAAAGAGGTTATAGACAATGCTCATTAAATAACTTCTGCTATATTCCGCCGGTTAATAATAAGTCATTAATTAAGAGGCTTACTTTTTTTGAGGAGGTGGGAAAAATGTTGTGGCCGTTTCCCTCCGGATTTTATTGCTATATTGCTCAAAAATATGAGCATATAATGCCTTCATTAATTACAGAACCCGTGGAGTCGGTTGCTCCTTCTACTATCTTGGCTGAAATACCATAA